From the Cucumis sativus cultivar 9930 chromosome 5, Cucumber_9930_V3, whole genome shotgun sequence genome, the window tgggGCGATCATCGAAAGGGGGTCCACAGGAACATAGAGAATAGTTGGAAAGAGGGAAGTACCTTGAGAGAAGAGTAAAGTGGagggagaagagaagagaagaccGAAAGAGAATACGATCTTCGGTGGTGGGTGAAGGAGAGAGAAACCTGGAAGTCCGGAATTGGGAGAAATAAGAATATGTGGAAATTATATACATGCGCCTTTTTGGTAAAAATCACGTACACAGAGAATTGGGATTCCAAGCTAAATCGAGATTGCGCATTTTAAGGAGGGGAATTTTGCGTTGGCGAATTGAAGGCGATGAATTGAAAGCTATGAATTCAACAAGAATAAAACTTCCCCCTCTCTCAATATCGagatttctttcttcttcgaCTCTCTCGCTCGCTGCTGCCGGTGCCCCCCTTTGCTGGTTAGGTGGATAAAATGCTCTAATTTAATCTCCACTCGCTCCCTAGTGTACTATTGCAAATTTGTGCTCATTTCCATGAGATCATTTATTTAGACTTCATCTCACTTTTCCAATTggttttttcatactttttcaAATCAGACGATCTATTTTAGTCATTTCAATCAATAATATTGATcgacaaaatttgaaattatttaacaaatagttttaatattttgctatttttaaaaatacttttaaaagtaaattttattttcttctaattttggGTCCTTCATTCGTTGGATCATAGTAGTGATTGTAAATTATTCAAACACATTCTAATATTAATTGAACCAAAGTTTTGttagtaacaaatttaaacatacAAGGAGTAAGTTTGACGTTTGAAAATACGTAGAATTGAAGGAATGTTGAATTttagaaggaagaagatgacgATATGTGTGACCCAATATGTTAATGTTATATGACAATGTGCCCATAACTCGTTTTATGGCTCATAAGTCATAACTGGTCTCTTACAATACATTATGGTTACTCATACTAAATAAAGTCGACGATCTTGATATAATTATTGCTTTAATCATGTTATATCTATAACTGAATATAAGGCATGAACAAAGTCACCTTATCTAATTCGATTGTTTTATCGATCAATAAGTATACTGAAATAATAAATGCCATTATTActcttattaattcatttatagcACGTTCATACATTTCCACAATCAAGCTTAATCGAGGGACCTAGAGATATCTCTCCATAAGAAGAGGGATAAGTTCCATTTTGACTAGTCATTATCAACTACATAATTCACAACACGTATTCGAGTACAaccttttgtaattatatggTTAAGAATAACGTTTGATTGCATCATACTAGATTAATTCTTATGTTTAACATTATGATAATCTCAAGTTTAAGGATcaatacaataaattatttgagattATTTATAACACGTGTCCATGTAATAATCTTAAAAGGGGTAAGTTCTattcttattttctaataaaaaatattattataattcatgTATCTACGTATATTCATCctataatttcaattataacccatactaatattaatttattattattcccaCAATAATAATCAGttaattgtaatataataacatattcaTAGATATTATTATACCGTAACAATGTAATTacatgataataaaaataatagttgttattaaataattaaataataaacaattatctataaaattattatatagaaTGCAagtacttttaattttctcttatttaggTAAATTATCATTAAAGAATCACCCaatattttctcatttaaaaaggaatatttaaaaaaaataaaaaaacgtaTATATTTTATCTCCAAAGTatcaaaatcatttgtttgaagttaaattggttgatattaaaaaatctatatcCAAATACTTTCAATATATGTTTAAGAACatattacatttcttttcctattcattttacaaaatgattattcaaacaacaaaaaatcaattttttttctataaattcacattacaaaaaataaagaatatatatatataacaattcaCATTCTACTACCTTTTTTAGAATCAagcataaaaaaacaaaattgttaaaaaaatgattttaaatataaattatataattgaatttttttaaaacctttttcaaatatgattttgagatgtcaattaactatttaaacttgaaaagaaacaaatattttaaggGCACTTCaagaatagaaagaaaaaaaatgatatgttACTGTACTTTTATAAATggtaaaagtagcaaatttaaaagtcgatagtTTTCTTATATCgtctaatatcactaattacctgtcatatttgtcatatttgtcatatttgcaatatgcataAAAAAGATGtcatgagttgtttttttttaaatatttttgttatccgatgtaatttttcaatttttatgtaccaatgtgtttttatttttttatttgtctttgCAGATTCTAATATCTCATAATTGATCATAAAAAAGTAAACTATTAACTCGgtatcaaatattataaagtCTAGttcattaataattgaaatgtactattcgttttcttttcttatttctttttagaaaaaaattgacacgaacttttctttattgacGGTGGGAGATTTAAATTCTTCTATTCCTAGtacaacaaaaatcaattattatatgagaagcaataataatacaaacaaaaatcttaTTTGGAAGGTGGCAATTATGAATGGTCTATCAATTGTTTGTTTCCGAATTCATACTTACTCTTCTATTTTATTGCCAAAATGTAgcatatttcaaattttctaaatatgtAGAGCGTAGAATTCGAAAATTCTACTATCATTTAAAGACTAACAATACATGTTTTATTATGTTAATTGAGCCGTATTCATATTAACATTTAACttatttaacttatttttatgaaaCCTTACATTATACAAATTGcaagtaattattttttagttcaaattttcaatatttttaggTTCAACAAATTTTCGAAAAGaatgtatttaaattattaacaagtcatctttaaaataattaattcgTCCAATAATTCAACGTTAAACAATAAAAGCTAAACTCATCATATCCATATCCCAacaacataaataattatgatcAAACCATTCAAATCACAGCACCAACCCTTTTATGCCTAATCCTGACCTTCAATTTTCCTCACATCCATCCAATTTAGCTcacaaattattgatttttactAGAAAATAAGCACAagaatacaagaaaaaaaacgagCAATTGCAATTTGCAGGGtagtatttttaaagaattacaAATATCGCAAAATATGTCGATAACGTACTTTATCCTCGATAGACTCTTATTAGTAATATAGTCTATAACGGATATATCAACTCCTAAAGTTAGATCTAAATTTTGATACATTTGCAAATTCTTTAATATTGTGATATATTTGCAACTGCGACTTATTCTGAAGGTTAACTTTGGGTTTAAACGTTGAAATATTTCAAGGAGAAGTTTTCTTATGAGATGAGGAGATCTTAGAAAGGTTAGGTATCGGCTCGCCGCCTATCACCGCCACATGAGGTGGCAGCCGAGGGTGGTGGTGCAGCCTTTGTGGAGGCAGAACAAAATGATGTGGCTTCCTCAAAGGCTTTATGGGTGGTATTGGAAACTTGTCTAGTTTTTCACTTGTGTTTGGAGTTTCATTTGGTGCATTTttctcatctttctcttttggTGGGAATATTGGAAACTTAGGGAGAGGTGGAAGAGTAGGAAGTGGTGGCAATGGAGGCAGTGGAGGTAACTGAGGCAATGGAAGAAGTCCAGGAAGCAGTGGGAGAGGAGGAAGGTTATCGTAAATCCGAGGAGCGCTCGGTACGGTCGGGATTTGGATAGGAGATGGCAAATTCGGAATGTCGTATGATGGTGGTGGGGGGAGTTGGATTTCTTTCATGTCATCAAATGTGTTGGGATTTTGTGGTTTTTGGTTGCAAAGGTTTGGTTGTTTTAGAGGCTTGAAAGTGAAGAAGCCAGCTGagaatgtgtgtgtgttttgttttcttgactTGAGTTGAAGGGAAGATGATTTTGCTGTTGCAGCTACATCACAATATGGTTCACTACTTTTAACTAATTCCACATAACATTCCTCAATCTTCTTCACATGTTTGCTCACTAAAACTGGCAAATTCACCTTGAATTCCCCTCTTTTGTCTGTCTTTACTTCTTCTCTAAAACTCGGTTCTGGTCCTTTGTTTCCACATTCGACAGCAACCGTTGCACCTAGATAGTACAAACCCAACTGTTATGAAATCGacaaacaaaggaaaaaagaagtaacccgtagataaattttgatatgttGAGGGTAAAGGAGTACTAGAGGGTATATAAACAGATTCCTCCCAAAATCATCACCTCATACCCTAACTCGTCGATCGGGTAACAAGACGTCATGCTGGAACATTCGAAACTTAAGATAACAAACTCAAGACATTTTAAGAGTAACATATATACGTCTTAACTAGTTGAATTCTACAACTATGTAATTCTAACATGAGCCACTTAGTAAAAGTACCTGAAATGAAGTGACTGGTCTTGGAAAACTTCTCTTGATAGCATGTGTCGCAGAAAACGGTACCGACGACGACAGCCGACGGCAGCTTCCTGTGGTGCCTGGCTTCTGAAAGATCgaagaaactaaaattgagAAGAAGTAATATGAGAAGCcaactcattttttattttagatccaactgttttttcctttttttttttcagctTTGAGGTAAAGAAGATGAGAAAGGAATGGAAATTTATAGCATAAGAAAAAAGCCACAAAGCCTCATAATGTGTTTCATGAAAAAACTAGTGAACTGCTAACCAAAACAGCAGTCAATGTATTCTCATTTTCTCaccaaccaaaaaagaaaaaaaattccaattaAGTTAGAGAGAATTAAGGTtggaatataatatttgagaGAGAGTTTGTAATTTGGgtattaaaacttttttttcttgttttttcatggttgcatttaattttaagtttggtTATTTATTGGTGTGGAAATAGGCAAATTGAGGACAGTTGGGTCAGTGTTAGTTCACGAGATGGAGCACAAAAGAGCACTTCAACTTTGCAccaaatagcaaaaaaagaaaaactccacttttttttttccatcctcCTCCTTGTAATAGTATTAATTTCGATCGATCTAcgatatattttcatattttcataggCTCAATATCTATATAAGAGATGAATCACcgatatttatattatattatagaaaaaattcacaaaacacattaaataaacaataaaatgtcGCTAAATGTTTGTAAAATATAGACGAGATAGACATATTAACTcgtttaaaaattataaaaatatttatttactaatttaaataaaaagaaaaagaaagaaagtacaTTATTATGGTATATTTATGTAATGTATTTTTCCAGTCAAGTTAGTTGATTTTAGGTTTGGATGtgataaattgataatttagtCATAGTGGACTTATTTGAGCAAAATTGAggtattgaatttgatttttgtgtgACAAATATGattcattcaaaataatagTATGATTTCGTTGTTAATCATCATTCTTATATTTGGTCAATCTCACAACTTCACAAATGCTTTTTAGGGAAAAAGCTCTCATCTTAAAACTTTCACAAACCACTTAATTTCATTAGTTGTCAATAAAAGAATGCTCGCTCCGTTGATGATCTATTAGATATTTGCATTAAGAGTTGTAGCTATCAGTCAAACTTCTACGTTGTTGTTTAATGGTATTGgctaataattcaaataactattGATTATAGATAATCAAACTTTATCTCCCATAGTTCTAATTGTTGTACTCACTGACGTTGAAATTCATTGCCACCTTTCTAACATACaccaaaataatgtttttggCTCTTGTTATTTTATTGCAAAACAATTTAGCAAAATGTGGGTGTCCAGTCACACCTTCAAAATCAAGACTCGTGGCGACTTCATTTTCCGTTGCTATGTGTCGCAAACCTATAACGACTCTTATTAATTATGGAGATCAAAGATTTTATTCGAATGAGAAATTGATtaggtttcttttctttttgtcttctcttttgtattttctaaGAAAGTTAACACGGTCTAACATGATAGAGTACAAGCCTACAAACTCCTCgtaacaaaatattagttcaatttaaatatctatttgatttcaaactaTAGTTATGTTTAAATGTCTATTTGGTTTCTTTAAAACTCTATTTCTTATATTATGAAGTTATTGTATTTGAATACATAAGTAGTGACCATTTAATCTTTTACTTCCATTATtggagtttttcttttttttgaatgGATAGAAATAAAGCCAAAGAGGAAAGACAACCACATCTTTAATTCCcttaataacaatattttatctcGTAACTTGTTAAacaagttattttaaaataaagattacGATATCGAATAATCTCACTTTaatattgaacaaaaaaaaattatcaaataaattttatgttcaaCGATGACTAACATTACAAAAATACATGAGTTATCAAACACATCATTAAGAAGAACTACaaagattgagaaaaatattacaaaactatatatatagtgtttGTTTAAAAGTTTGGACTTCTTGATTAATAATACACATTTCATGTTAATCGAGTTATGTTCATGATGATATAAAAACTGTGCCACTAACAACGATTATTGTAAAAGAGGAAGAAACAATAGTGTAAGATTGTGAAAGCCATCTCACTCCCAAAATAAAAGTAGTGCATTTATTCTCAAACCcaactttgtttgttttcatacttttctttttcaaaattgtactTCCAAATTATATGCATAAAAATACAAGTTAATGAttattccaacaaaaaaaaaatgttaaatctcAATTGAAACATATCTAACGAGAGTGTAACTCAACTAACATCTGTATACATGAGAATCATATGAAAATCAAAAGgttctaaattcaaattcttcaacGTTCAATTTATATCTAAGAGTCTATGATCAAACTgctctaaattataaaattcattCGTTCGTTTgtgaataattattaaatttatttttgaaattactttcaatttaaatacttaatcttattattattattagaagcTCAAAATTAAGCTCATATTAAAATCAaccattttaaataaactttctATGTCACCAATTTTGGGTTCGATTTTCAAAGATTTAAAACGTATTTAgagtgttttgaaaataataagttaaaattaaggTTGTTTTTAGATAGTgcaaaatgaatcaaagtgtttataaatataacaaaatatcattaataaacaaatattaatatatcaatatcATCTAACACTAACAGATATAAATAGACGTTATGTTATGGTCCATCACTGCCAAACtaccaataattttttattagaaaaattattttaaataacaaatttttaaaagagacatttttaaaaataacaaaataagttaaaatatttaccagctaagcaaaattttagattctgtcactataacatatcaatcaCTATCATGttgtaaacattttgaaaaatctaccgcttttaaaatatatttacaaaataaaaaaatacgattaattttcataaatatacaaaatatttatcgtGCTTATAAGAAAAAGtactataattaaatatttaaggaTGTTTAAGGATGACTCTCTCTTTTCCTACCGTTATTTGGTTGTtacaaatctaaatgatatatttttttaaaattgttatatatagtCTAAATACTTTATTTGTAGGATTAACGTCTCGTTATCGTATGtatgatatcattaattttgatatgtaTCATCAACTGTTTTTGTTATTGGAtgcaataattttgatatgtATCATCAACTGTTTTTGTTATTGGATGCAATTTCTGATTTATTTCGTTAAATTTGAGAATAGgttgttaaattataataaatttctcatatttttgttgattggggtttaaaattttaattaagaaaaagaaaagaaagcataAGTAAGTGCAAAAACACGTCGAtagaatattttgattttaccttttttctcAATCCACCGCCTCAGCGGCACATCTTTTTCTCACACTTCTTTCATTTACTttggacattttttttttgttaattataaaCCCCCTCTACTTTTTTATTCACTCACAAAACCCCCCTCtcttttattactatttataacaattaaacCACATCcctcatttcttttctttctttcttcttcctttcttcttcttcttctccaagtTTTTTCACTCCTGATCGTTCTGGTCCCCGGCGTCACCGCTCATGGCGGACCAAAGTTTCGTCAAGCTCTTAGACACTATCTTCCTTGACGATTCCACCACCACCGCCAATACCAAGAAACCTTTCTCTTCCTCCGATCTCCTTCACCTTCTTCGTTCCGATGATTCTTCTATCAAACTCGGCCTTCCTCAATTCTATTCGATTCTCCAACTCGGCCTTCGGGACCTTGGTCACCGTAACTTTGCTTTTCAATCATGGACCGATCCTCAGATCCAAGCTGTGTGTTCAATTGCTTATGCAATTGCTTCTGCTTCTCGATCCCTCACTGGTATGTTAATGCTTTGCTTTACTTCCGAGCTTTGGTTTCTTTTCGACGCgttttatttctcatttctgAAAACTTTTTTACGTGCTTAAACGTAGTGTCTTGAATGTTTTGATCCGTTGAGGACTGGAAACTCTCAGTTGGAATAGAATTTAAGTGTTTCTAactctaaacattttttgtttttttttaaagaaatgaatttaCGAATTGTAAATTGTGTAAGTGATTTGCTTCTATATGagcttcaaatttaattaaaattgaatttcgGCTTTGCTTCTTGATTCTTggactttcttcttcttcttcttcttcaacatttctttattttctcgGGAAATGGATTTCGGTTGGTGATATGGTGGTATTCAATTGATGCATGTTGTCTTTGGTGCATTTGCCTCGACAGTGGATCAAGCTGAAGCTATAGTTGTTGCggttattaaaaaatcactCGAGTTCGTTTTCTGTTACTTGGAGAAATCAGAGTTTAAGTGCGATGACTTTAGTATTCAGGTTTGTTGCTTCTTGGTAGTTTCTAAATTATGTGGGAGGGACGGGTTCATCATTGGTTTCTTTTACCTCACCTCATAAAAGTGTTCTGTAGGAGACCTAATTTTTTCTCTGTGGAATTAAATCTTGAGCCATGGTTTATTTGTGCTTAAGATGTATTGTCAAATCGTATCTGCTTCGTATTTTTAGCCTTCACTATtatataaaagtatttacTTTATTGTCACTTcacttcattttcctttactACACTTCTTGTGtgtcaaattttcatttcatatccTATTGACAGAATTTTGTTACGTATTCTCGCGTTGAACCGAGTCAGGATATTACAATGTTCTTCTTAATGTCATACTTCTTAGTCTTGATGAAGCtcgttatttatttatttatttattattattgttattattagttCAAATCATAGGCTTTGTTTTGGTTACTGTGCCTATTTAGTCTTGAACTTCTTAAAGTAGGTAGTGAGATTTAAATTAGGCTTATTTTTAGTCCCTACCAGTAAATACTGGTTGTGGAAATGTTTGTGTTACTCCATTAGATAAAATATGGAGAAGGTGTTCTCATACGGCATTCGATTGGATGCATTACAAACGAATGGTTAGGTACAAGGTAAGAGGCACAGAAACTGACACGCAACACGAATACAACACAACACCAACAGCAATTTACAAAAAAGTAGGACGCATTCTTGAGAGTGAAGTGTGCTAGTATggagaaattttgtaaaaattgggCTGAATAGTTACTTTTAATCAGCTTAAAATGCCTTTCTAAATGGGCTGCCGATAGTGGGTCTTGTTGCtctattttcttgaaaaaaatttgtgcATATGGAGTGTCCTTGGTGTGCCTTGACATGTTGGAAAGcaggaaaataataataaaacaatggACACGCCAAGTGCCGTGTCAGTGTCCAACACCAACACTTTGCCAGTTTTGAAGTGTCGGTGCTTTATAGGATACAAGAATTAGTTGTGGGGTTAGACGACTCGGTTGGACGGGTTAGAATTAAGTCTAAGTGTAATCGCATCAAACTCACTGCCAATTTACTATCTCATGAAAAGTTTTATCTGATTGGATTAACCTTAGACAGTTTACAACAAGAACTAAAAAGGACTATACTTCAAAGTCTCGAGATATAATTTagactttttaattttcaggtcattttcttttaaatgggTTTGCTTTAATTAGGCACAAGCACACAATGTTCGAAGTACAATAATGAAATTTACTATTTGTCATCATTAccatcattatatatatatttttaacatacTAGCTCTCTAACCTTATATGCATGAGAAAACTTTGTATTATGGGTAGaatgtgttttattttaacttattcaGCTGACCTTTCTGGGGTATGGGAGGAAAAACCATCTGTATTTGGAGGATTTAAGTTCTATCGATCATAGGATTTCTAAGCAATGTTGACAGAGATCTCAATGGATATGTGGATGTCGGTGTTTTTTCCTCCCATACCCCAGAAATCCTATGATCATTTGAACGGTGGAAGTTGAGTAAAAGCATTTGAACGGTGGAAGTTGGcacaaatgatttgatttaattaatggAACAGTTAAAAGCACTCACTTCAATGACCAACTAAGTACCCAAACACCCCCTAAATGCATCCATGATCCATGAATGTGAAATTATATCAAtgcaaaattacaaaaatcagATAACAAATTGTACAgaagaattaaagaaagaggggacaatgaaaataaagagagagaaagagagggagagagaataTAGATATAAAGAGAAAGGGAACAAGTGAGAGGGgaaaatttatattagaaaaatgtacTTTAATAGCTATATTTGAGGTATAAGTAGGAGCTAGTCTTACCTTCAAAAAGTTGGTTGATGTACGTTGGCAACGAGACAGTGACTTGAGTACTTAGAAAACAGGAAACTGGTATCAAGTTTGAGATGATGTAGTAGTAACTGAActttattgtttctttatttttatttttctaatatcaATTTCTTCCCCATCACAATCAACATTCTGTTGATATTTTCATGGCATTGTTCACATATATTATTAACCATGTTGATTTATGGAGGTTTACTTCATATTCATTAGGAGcattaattttatgattaatgTTACCAATCAGCAAATTTATCCTTTTTAGAGTTGGTTTTTGATGTTCTCATTATTTCTTGATATTTCAACTtacatgtgtgtgtatatatatttgtactATATCAAGTACCCTTTGGTATCTTCTGCAGAATAATATGTTAATGATTCTGGAGACAATTTTGGTTGATGGAATGGATAAAGTATCAGATTGTGCACAGCATTGCGCCAAGAAAGATCTTATAGACttgttaaaatcttttggTGGAGACTTTGATGCTACCATTGAGTTCAATAATACCGTTGAATGTGGTTTTACAGGTGCCagttaaaaatttaatgactTAATTCTAAATGCCTTTTGCATTAGTAATGTTTTTATCTCAATAAAGttgcatttgttttttattgtattgttttagGTGTTTGTTGCTCCAGAGAAGAAAAGCAAGTAGGTAGGCTTTTAATGACAATAGCTGCTGAATGCGAGCAAGCTGATAATCTGACCTCTGAACCTGGATTTAGTGAACCTACATTCCTTGAAAATATGAACAAGTTGATTTTCCTTTGCCAACATTGGGCAGTGACCCATTTGGCATGCATTCAACGTTTGATTTTGATCTGCAAAGATTTGGTAGTACTCCCAGATGCACTTGATGAGAAGACAGGAAGTACAATTTTTCGGAAGAGACTGTCATGTAGTTTGAGGATATTAAAGCTTCTTGCTGACCTCTCGAAGAAATTTCCATATATTGAATATGATGCTAAACTGATGCAGGCATTTGCGTTGCTTGCCAACTCATTGCCTTGCTTGTTTGGACTATGTTTTGAGTTTGCAAATAGTCATGCTACAGGCGAGAGCAGTTTTGAGAACACCATTCTGTTACTCTTGGAAGAATTTTTGGAGCTAGTTCAGATTGTATTTCGCAACATCTACGTTTGTGTGAACATCCAAACATGTATAGTGGCTTCCATATTGGATAATTTGAGTTCTTCAGTTTGGCGCTATGATGCATCTACTGCAAACCTGAAGCCTCCCCTGGTTTACTTTCCTCGAGGTGTAATGGTTATAATTAAACTCATTCAAGATCTTAAGGGGCATAAATATCATGCTTTCAGTTTTAAAGATCTTGAAATGCATCACACGAGCACTCTTACTGATTTATCAGTGGACTTACCTAAATGCCATGCTCGTTTGGAGGCTGTTCCTTTGCATAAGAATTATACAgtagaagaaattttgagaatgATATTTCCTCCGTCAAGACAGTGGATGGATGATTTGATgcatcttctcttctttctttattctgAAGGAATGAGATTAAGACCAAAAATAGAGCGATCATTATCCAGTATGAAGAGCAGTAGTACGGTTGAACAAGAAGCTGCTGTATGTCATGAAGATGAAGCACTATTTGGGGACCTCTTCTCTGAGAGTGGCCGCTCTGTTGGATCTGTAGATGGATATGATTTGCAACATCTTGCTGTCAACTCTACCTCTAGTTTTTGCAATTTGCTTCTCCAAGCTGCTAAAGAACTATTGAGCTTTATCAAGCTATGTATCTTCTC encodes:
- the LOC105435715 gene encoding proline-rich protein 4 gives rise to the protein MSWLLILLLLNFSFFDLSEARHHRKLPSAVVVGTVFCDTCYQEKFSKTSHFISGATVAVECGNKGPEPSFREEVKTDKRGEFKVNLPVLVSKHVKKIEECYVELVKSSEPYCDVAATAKSSSLQLKSRKQNTHTFSAGFFTFKPLKQPNLCNQKPQNPNTFDDMKEIQLPPPPSYDIPNLPSPIQIPTVPSAPRIYDNLPPLPLLPGLLPLPQLPPLPPLPPLPTLPPLPKFPIFPPKEKDEKNAPNETPNTSEKLDKFPIPPIKPLRKPHHFVLPPQRLHHHPRLPPHVAVIGGEPIPNLSKISSSHKKTSP